The Apium graveolens cultivar Ventura chromosome 6, ASM990537v1, whole genome shotgun sequence genome contains a region encoding:
- the LOC141667136 gene encoding NDR1/HIN1-like protein 13 — protein MADRVFPSKPPAATNGTATGPPSANPAFPATKAQQFTATRPAYRPTPYHNRRRRSFCCRCCLWTTLLIVILITLAAIFGAIVYVIYRPHRPSFSVSSLHVNQFNLSSSSHLTSRFNLTVKARNPNKKITYFFNPIAIKIISNGVTVGTGTIPAFNQGKKNTTTLKSTVSAKSQSVDAESLNLKSKKSVVLKVQMDTKLKVKIAGTKTKKIRIRVKCDGIKANLPTGKTATVANTANVKCKVDLRFKIWKITI, from the coding sequence ATGGCAGATAGAGTATTCCCATCCAAACCTCCCGCTGCAACTAACGGCACCGCCACCGGCCCTCCCTCTGCCAATCCAGCTTTTCCGGCAACAAAAGCGCAGCAATTCACGGCCACGCGCCCAGCCTACCGTCCCACACCTTACCACAACCGTCGCCGCCGTAGCTTCTGCTGCCGCTGCTGCCTCTGGACAACTCTCCTCATCGTAATCCTCATCACACTCGCTGCAATTTTCGGCGCCATCGTCTACGTCATCTACCGGCCCCACCGCCCCTCATTCTCCGTCTCATCTCTTCACGTCAATCAATTCAATCTCTCTTCCTCATCTCACCTCACTTCTAGATTCAACCTCACTGTAAAAGCTCGCAATCCGAACAAAAAAATCACTTACTTTTTCAATCCAATCGCTATCAAAATCATCTCTAACGGCGTCACGGTTGGTACCGGAACTATACCTGCCTTCAATCAGGGAAAGAAGAACACAACTACACTGAAGTCAACGGTGTCAGCTAAGAGTCAAAGTGTTGATGCCGAGTCGTTGAATTTGAAGAGTAAGAAGAGTGTAGTGTTGAAGGTACAGATGGATACGAAGCTGAAAGTGAAGATCGCGGgaacgaagacgaagaagatcaGAATTAGAGTGAAATGTGACGGAATTAAAGCTAATTTGCCGACTGGAAAAACAGCGACGGTTGCGAACACGGCGAATGTTAAGTGTAAGGTGGATCTGAGGTTTAAGATCTGGAAGATTACGATATGA